Proteins encoded by one window of Vampirovibrionales bacterium:
- a CDS encoding O-antigen ligase family protein: MAVSSSRASSRPIPTRFALPLWAWAAILTTLAAATGYILLPLAGVTALMSLLSFKMVMAACALLIAGVGYWSYLDWAGKRPQTIVLLVAIFYPLFIYLAMLLSQAGLDIRARILMLGLVCLPSALLSFRSAFALCRRYPHVWGCLAFAGVFLTYYFFFNADTPDPRAPGVGGHFGEAQLAFEKLYVTVALTAGTLLTAKVMTRLPDKSDFFRKFNYVLIGALVIYSLITTISYPLSGFTVMVDGFKRSQFIFTHPNHYAHYLGFLLTYLCGLWLYYRKQSKPPLPVALILVGIFVTLPAFMLAMSKTAMALTGICVVVMLIANQLADADNKLNPLLLAAPIAFCLLAAMALQALGIVDFIGTISARMEDQESLLWRFATWQRVFSDIDASSLLFGHGLTAANGRIIQLTMNYADVAKGVIASPFVHNAYVEVLYDFGLLGFGWLLGLLSMMVVAVRRFLSAPSQSAQKPLYLLAICLAIYFLGVCNFDEMFYSLSFPFWYFMTLVWGMTLSREAARGDVVQG; encoded by the coding sequence ATGGCCGTTTCATCTTCTCGCGCCTCGTCGCGCCCGATCCCAACCCGTTTTGCCCTCCCCCTGTGGGCGTGGGCGGCGATTCTGACGACGCTGGCGGCGGCGACGGGCTATATTTTGCTCCCGTTAGCGGGTGTCACGGCGCTGATGTCGCTCCTGTCATTCAAGATGGTCATGGCTGCTTGCGCTTTGCTAATCGCAGGCGTCGGCTATTGGAGCTATCTGGATTGGGCAGGCAAACGTCCTCAGACCATTGTGCTGCTCGTCGCTATTTTTTATCCCCTGTTTATTTATCTGGCGATGCTGTTGTCGCAGGCGGGACTGGATATCCGGGCGCGCATTTTAATGCTGGGGCTGGTGTGTCTGCCATCGGCGCTTCTTTCTTTTCGCAGCGCGTTTGCGCTGTGTCGGCGCTATCCGCACGTCTGGGGCTGTCTTGCCTTTGCAGGCGTTTTTCTGACTTATTATTTCTTTTTTAATGCAGATACGCCGGACCCGAGAGCCCCCGGCGTGGGCGGGCATTTCGGAGAGGCTCAGCTGGCGTTTGAAAAATTATACGTCACCGTGGCGCTGACCGCCGGTACGCTCTTGACGGCAAAGGTGATGACGCGCCTGCCGGATAAAAGCGATTTTTTTCGTAAGTTTAACTATGTCCTGATTGGGGCGCTCGTCATTTATTCGCTGATTACCACAATCAGTTACCCGCTCAGCGGATTTACAGTGATGGTCGACGGCTTTAAACGATCTCAATTCATTTTTACGCACCCTAATCACTATGCCCATTATCTTGGATTTCTGCTGACGTATTTATGCGGCTTGTGGCTCTACTACCGAAAGCAGTCAAAACCGCCGCTTCCCGTGGCGCTTATTCTCGTCGGGATTTTTGTGACGCTTCCCGCTTTTATGCTCGCCATGTCCAAAACGGCGATGGCCCTTACGGGAATTTGCGTGGTGGTGATGTTAATTGCCAATCAACTGGCGGACGCTGACAATAAGCTCAATCCGTTGTTGCTGGCGGCCCCGATTGCGTTTTGCTTGCTGGCGGCGATGGCCCTGCAAGCCTTGGGCATTGTCGATTTTATCGGAACCATCTCTGCGCGCATGGAAGATCAGGAAAGTTTGCTCTGGCGCTTTGCGACCTGGCAACGGGTTTTTTCGGACATTGATGCCTCTTCTCTCCTGTTTGGTCATGGGCTGACGGCGGCCAATGGCCGTATTATTCAACTCACCATGAATTATGCCGATGTTGCCAAGGGCGTTATTGCCTCTCCGTTTGTTCATAACGCTTATGTCGAAGTCCTGTATGATTTCGGGTTATTGGGCTTTGGCTGGTTACTGGGCCTCTTGTCGATGATGGTGGTCGCGGTCAGGCGCTTTTTGAGCGCGCCTTCTCAGAGCGCTCAAAAGCCGCTCTATTTGCTGGCGATTTGTCTGGCGATTTATTTTCTGGGGGTGTGTAATTTTGACGAAATGTTTTACTCGTTGTCTTTCCCGTTCTGGTATTTCATGACGCTGGTCTGGGGGATGACGCTGTCGCGGGAGGCTGCGCGTGGCGACGTCGTTCAAGGCTAA
- a CDS encoding oligosaccharide flippase family protein: MATSFKANLLHGMLSGAVAHGLRLTLNLALIPLLIRYLGAADYGFYLVLLNFCELMLALDAGMMTGLIHRLSHAIAQTDVQAMREQLRLGQWLYLGLAVTLALVGWAATPWLLGAFHLSGPLQAVGATCLAITIADGALNLFGCYFCAILKAHCLHRWTNLADGLHGVAANLLSLALLLMGFGLVEILASRLLVSVVKNACLAARALRAEPHAIQLRGALSGKAFRDLFSISAAALIQRLSAFLAHRTAGFVIGAFLSLASVALFGVVERIFSQITQLCLMLSDGLFPAFARMASANEADKSRFFFSRVSVLLHFTASLPTLGVAAFYPQIFHFLSGGTLPVAPTIALACLLGLVSWSIVMQLPASNYLFASGMHRFQTVSSLTTALLNATTCLLLVKPLGLLGVALGIAVPHVLQHQLVTIPMARRRLGVSALAYARQTYGSNLTPLLGAGLIFLLGRLAVERAWMPPFWGMATFGLAGAMLGVALWLTWSASAQERELLKTCALDPLLRRLGAYRASNAEGVGAAGEGVIANASR, translated from the coding sequence GTGGCGACGTCGTTCAAGGCTAATCTGCTGCACGGCATGCTGAGCGGTGCGGTGGCCCATGGGCTGCGTCTGACGCTGAATTTGGCGTTGATCCCCCTGCTGATCCGCTATCTCGGCGCGGCGGATTATGGGTTTTATCTCGTCCTGCTGAATTTCTGCGAGCTGATGCTGGCGCTGGACGCCGGCATGATGACCGGGCTCATTCATCGTCTCAGCCATGCGATTGCGCAAACAGACGTTCAGGCCATGCGCGAACAGTTGCGTTTGGGGCAGTGGCTCTATCTGGGGCTGGCCGTGACGCTGGCGCTGGTCGGTTGGGCGGCGACGCCGTGGCTGCTGGGCGCGTTTCATCTATCAGGACCACTTCAGGCGGTCGGCGCAACCTGTCTGGCGATTACGATCGCCGACGGGGCGCTGAATCTCTTTGGGTGCTATTTCTGCGCCATTCTAAAGGCGCATTGTCTGCACCGCTGGACGAATCTGGCTGACGGTCTGCATGGCGTCGCCGCCAATCTGCTAAGTCTGGCGTTGCTGTTGATGGGCTTCGGGCTGGTAGAAATCCTCGCCTCGCGCCTGCTGGTCAGCGTGGTGAAAAACGCCTGCCTGGCCGCGCGGGCTCTGCGCGCTGAGCCGCATGCCATTCAACTGCGCGGGGCGTTGTCGGGCAAGGCGTTTCGGGACTTGTTCTCTATTAGCGCAGCGGCGTTGATTCAGCGGCTGAGCGCATTTTTGGCGCATCGCACGGCGGGCTTTGTCATTGGCGCGTTTTTATCGCTGGCCAGCGTGGCTTTATTTGGCGTGGTCGAGCGGATTTTCAGTCAGATCACCCAATTGTGCCTGATGCTCAGTGACGGGCTGTTTCCCGCCTTTGCGCGCATGGCGTCGGCGAATGAAGCGGATAAGAGTCGGTTTTTCTTTTCGCGCGTCAGCGTCCTGCTGCATTTTACGGCCTCGTTGCCGACCTTGGGTGTGGCGGCGTTTTACCCTCAGATTTTCCACTTCCTGAGCGGCGGCACGCTGCCGGTGGCGCCGACGATTGCGTTGGCCTGCCTGCTGGGACTGGTGTCGTGGAGTATCGTGATGCAGTTGCCGGCCTCGAATTATCTCTTCGCATCGGGTATGCATCGTTTTCAGACCGTCTCGTCGCTCACCACGGCGCTGCTGAACGCCACCACCTGCCTGCTTCTCGTGAAGCCTCTGGGTCTGTTGGGCGTGGCGCTGGGCATTGCCGTGCCGCATGTGTTGCAGCATCAGCTTGTGACGATCCCCATGGCGCGGCGACGGCTGGGGGTTTCGGCGCTGGCATACGCGCGCCAGACCTATGGCTCGAATCTGACGCCTCTGCTGGGCGCTGGGTTGATATTCCTGCTGGGGCGTCTGGCCGTTGAGCGCGCGTGGATGCCGCCTTTCTGGGGCATGGCGACCTTCGGACTGGCTGGAGCGATGCTGGGCGTCGCGTTATGGTTGACTTGGAGCGCATCGGCCCAAGAACGCGAATTGCTTAAGACGTGTGCGCTCGATCCTCTACTGAGGCGTTTGGGCGCTTATCGCGCAAGCAATGCCGAGGGCGTGGGCGCTGCGGGCGAGGGCGTGATCGCAAACGCATCGCGATAA
- a CDS encoding glycosyltransferase, with protein sequence MTPRVAFALVVGPGERTIALDTLNRIRFYYPQADIWVRDDCTHDGAYDAVAEWALSDARAFVARNAQPAGFWNLPHTLAALFLDIANAQPRYDLVIKLDTDAVLMGDGLTAHFQTLFERFGPGAIGSYETDPDGTPRNFSFLARKMQRDFWPLGVGKKPAYLRLGRAFYWRWHQAALRHGYRGGEHVQGGLYALSGETLQALKSNGFLDAIPAQCRFFLCQEDALMSLGVKSLGHALIHANQPPNPGILWTMHPGPLTVPVAHLRELGVQALHPCKNNPIGWAYRDAFAITPSPAAPTPSALLAR encoded by the coding sequence ATGACGCCTCGCGTGGCTTTTGCGTTGGTAGTCGGGCCGGGCGAGCGGACCATTGCGCTCGACACCCTCAACCGAATCCGTTTTTACTATCCGCAGGCTGATATCTGGGTTCGCGACGATTGCACCCATGACGGCGCCTACGATGCCGTGGCCGAATGGGCCCTGAGCGACGCGCGCGCCTTCGTCGCCAGAAACGCGCAGCCGGCAGGATTCTGGAACTTACCGCATACCCTGGCCGCCTTGTTTCTGGATATCGCAAACGCCCAGCCGCGCTACGATCTGGTGATTAAGCTGGATACGGATGCCGTCTTAATGGGCGACGGCTTAACGGCGCATTTCCAGACGTTATTTGAGCGTTTTGGCCCCGGCGCGATTGGCTCGTACGAAACCGACCCGGACGGAACGCCCCGAAATTTCTCATTCCTTGCGCGCAAAATGCAGCGGGATTTCTGGCCGCTCGGCGTCGGCAAAAAGCCCGCTTACCTGCGACTGGGACGCGCCTTTTACTGGCGCTGGCATCAAGCGGCGCTGCGCCACGGCTATCGCGGCGGCGAACATGTTCAAGGGGGCCTGTATGCCCTCAGCGGCGAAACGCTCCAAGCCCTGAAAAGCAATGGATTTCTGGACGCTATCCCGGCGCAATGCCGGTTTTTCCTGTGTCAGGAAGACGCGCTGATGTCGTTGGGAGTCAAATCCCTGGGGCACGCGCTCATTCATGCCAATCAACCGCCCAATCCTGGCATTCTGTGGACGATGCATCCCGGCCCGCTGACGGTTCCCGTGGCGCATTTACGCGAGCTGGGCGTTCAAGCGCTGCATCCCTGCAAAAATAACCCCATTGGCTGGGCTTATCGCGATGCGTTTGCGATCACGCCCTCGCCCGCAGCGCCCACGCCCTCGGCATTGCTTGCGCGATAA
- a CDS encoding glycosyltransferase, protein MEKASAVAATPLVSVIMPAYNAARHIGEAIDSVRAQTYDHWELIIADDGSTDGTARIVAAYQDPRIRWIALPHCGVNMAVRNAALRAAEGAFIAFLDADDRYFPDALQTLASHLMRHSECAAVYGYFKLMDVNSAPLPMSWDHLESDMRGVLTIKRESLPSWDSLLWRTPKQLQSLMLRRDALARVGYFHEDMAVAEDTAFYIRLFLDDFDAVHTTPAYIFDYRVYPDSITHDEKRFQQVLQSIPRLYEGIFSHPKLPSSLRARQSDLCARHLGWFYARGRLQSGLKSQARRLVAVGWRYPSITRWDWARHCLPFWLLSYMPQPLSAALKSLRRLVKGHC, encoded by the coding sequence ATGGAGAAGGCGTCTGCCGTCGCCGCTACGCCCTTGGTTTCGGTCATTATGCCCGCTTATAATGCGGCGCGCCATATCGGCGAGGCTATCGATTCGGTGCGCGCGCAGACCTATGACCACTGGGAGCTGATCATCGCCGATGACGGCTCGACCGATGGCACGGCGCGCATTGTGGCGGCATATCAGGACCCGCGCATTCGCTGGATTGCCTTGCCGCATTGCGGCGTCAACATGGCCGTGAGGAACGCCGCGTTACGGGCGGCGGAAGGCGCGTTTATCGCGTTTCTCGACGCCGACGATCGCTATTTCCCTGATGCGTTGCAAACCCTGGCCTCGCATCTGATGCGACACTCCGAGTGTGCGGCCGTTTATGGATATTTTAAGCTCATGGACGTCAATAGCGCGCCGCTGCCCATGAGCTGGGATCATCTTGAGTCTGACATGCGCGGCGTTCTGACAATCAAACGTGAATCGCTTCCATCTTGGGACAGTCTCTTATGGCGCACGCCCAAGCAGTTGCAAAGTCTGATGTTACGACGCGATGCATTGGCGCGGGTTGGCTATTTCCATGAAGACATGGCGGTTGCGGAAGATACGGCCTTCTATATTCGGTTGTTTCTGGATGATTTTGACGCGGTTCATACCACGCCCGCCTATATCTTTGACTATCGCGTGTATCCTGACAGTATTACCCACGACGAAAAACGATTTCAGCAGGTATTGCAGAGCATCCCGCGGCTGTACGAAGGGATTTTTTCTCATCCCAAGTTGCCTTCATCGCTTCGGGCAAGACAATCGGATTTGTGCGCGCGGCATTTGGGCTGGTTCTATGCCAGGGGGCGCCTTCAGTCCGGGCTGAAGTCTCAGGCGCGTCGTCTGGTGGCTGTCGGCTGGCGTTATCCCTCTATCACACGCTGGGATTGGGCGCGGCATTGCCTGCCCTTTTGGCTGCTTTCTTATATGCCGCAGCCGCTGTCTGCCGCGCTGAAATCGTTACGGCGTCTCGTGAAGGGGCACTGCTGA
- the nadE gene encoding NAD(+) synthase, protein MMQSYVSPNVSQSDLAAQGEAIDRLLKRQLNRCESHPSENASQEAHILAQTAKALGPRGQGHGVLAQINPTPGDLAGNARIIMAWARAAEAIGADWIAFPELALMGYPIGDVITRHPFLVTENLRWLRALTARAGQTRLLVGFVEPRAYPGGKPFYNALAVLGDGRIEAIVRKSLLPAYGEFYDTRTFEPAPRVGALSADTLGSTGWETENAGDAALWTIHGKRYGLSICEDIWNDGNFFARPLYLSDPIAALAAQEPDLLLNVSASPSRSRKEALKHHMLASAARKYGRPLAYVNQTGAVDELSFDGASRVYDAQGHLVARARAFQEQFLIVRPLQRDPDASHALYALPAGLDAAMDAPKMFDAHDESDLARTAQTLTQGIRDYFAKTGFSRAVLGLSGGLDSSVVAALLVDALGPDNVLGVSMPSALTSIESRNDARQLASNLGARFVEISIETPVSAFEAALMQARPTLNRQWGARDEASFSADNLQAMSRASILRALGNDFRALPIATSDKSELYLGYATVNGDMSGALAPLGDVPKTKVRALARWLNANRPDRPNALPLSVIEKPSGAELAIDPATGRALTAEDALMPYAFADEIIWRLEALGQSRAEMRDVEFQWERENALSPEQKRMWLDRFFSRMSASVFKWWLAPPILLVEGNGSITKTDYRHPITAGRICWAGVSDPECAAHLDAPILYSPPSAVPLHETP, encoded by the coding sequence GTGATGCAGTCTTACGTCAGCCCAAACGTTTCTCAATCGGATCTGGCCGCGCAAGGCGAAGCTATCGATCGATTATTGAAGCGTCAATTGAATCGCTGCGAATCACATCCGTCAGAAAACGCCTCACAGGAGGCGCATATTCTGGCACAAACAGCGAAAGCGCTTGGCCCGCGAGGACAAGGCCATGGCGTTCTGGCCCAGATCAACCCGACGCCGGGCGATCTGGCTGGAAATGCCCGCATCATCATGGCATGGGCCCGGGCTGCCGAAGCCATTGGCGCAGACTGGATCGCCTTCCCGGAACTGGCGCTGATGGGCTATCCCATTGGGGATGTGATTACGCGCCATCCGTTTCTGGTAACGGAAAATTTGCGGTGGTTACGGGCATTGACGGCGCGCGCAGGCCAGACGCGCTTGCTGGTCGGCTTTGTCGAACCCCGCGCCTATCCCGGCGGCAAGCCTTTTTATAATGCGCTCGCCGTGCTGGGAGACGGCCGCATCGAGGCAATCGTCCGCAAGTCGTTACTACCCGCCTATGGCGAATTTTACGACACCCGCACGTTTGAACCGGCCCCGCGCGTGGGCGCGCTGTCGGCAGACACCCTCGGCTCCACCGGCTGGGAAACAGAAAACGCCGGCGATGCGGCGCTTTGGACGATTCACGGCAAGCGCTACGGCCTGTCCATTTGCGAAGATATCTGGAATGACGGCAATTTTTTCGCGCGTCCGCTATACCTCAGCGATCCAATTGCGGCATTAGCAGCACAAGAGCCCGATTTACTCCTGAACGTCTCAGCATCTCCAAGCCGCTCGCGTAAGGAAGCGCTCAAGCATCACATGCTCGCCAGCGCTGCGCGCAAGTATGGACGACCCTTAGCCTACGTCAACCAGACCGGCGCAGTGGACGAGCTTTCTTTTGACGGCGCCAGCCGGGTCTACGATGCGCAAGGGCATCTTGTCGCGCGGGCGCGCGCGTTTCAGGAACAATTCCTGATCGTCCGCCCTCTACAGCGCGACCCAGACGCTTCCCATGCGTTATACGCGCTCCCGGCAGGACTTGACGCCGCGATGGACGCGCCTAAAATGTTTGACGCCCACGACGAGAGCGATTTGGCCCGCACGGCGCAAACGCTGACACAAGGCATTCGCGACTACTTCGCCAAGACGGGATTTTCTCGCGCGGTTCTGGGACTTTCCGGCGGGCTGGACTCATCGGTCGTCGCCGCGTTACTGGTGGACGCGCTGGGGCCCGATAACGTGCTGGGCGTCAGTATGCCTTCTGCGCTGACCTCGATCGAAAGCCGCAACGATGCGCGGCAATTGGCCAGCAACCTAGGCGCGCGTTTCGTGGAAATTTCTATTGAGACCCCGGTAAGCGCGTTTGAAGCCGCTTTGATGCAGGCGCGCCCCACCCTCAATCGTCAGTGGGGCGCACGCGATGAGGCGTCGTTTTCCGCTGATAACCTGCAAGCGATGAGCCGGGCGTCGATTTTACGGGCTCTGGGCAATGATTTTCGCGCCCTGCCCATCGCAACGTCAGACAAATCCGAACTGTATCTTGGCTACGCCACGGTGAACGGCGATATGTCCGGCGCGCTGGCCCCGCTGGGAGACGTTCCCAAAACCAAAGTGCGCGCGCTGGCACGCTGGCTGAATGCCAATCGACCCGATCGGCCCAACGCTCTGCCGCTATCGGTGATTGAAAAGCCTTCCGGCGCCGAACTGGCTATTGATCCAGCGACAGGCCGCGCCCTAACCGCCGAAGACGCGCTGATGCCCTACGCGTTCGCCGACGAGATCATCTGGCGGCTGGAAGCTCTGGGACAAAGCCGAGCCGAGATGCGCGACGTTGAATTCCAGTGGGAGCGAGAGAACGCTCTGTCGCCTGAACAGAAACGCATGTGGCTCGATCGCTTCTTCAGCCGCATGTCGGCATCGGTTTTCAAGTGGTGGCTGGCTCCTCCCATTCTTCTGGTGGAAGGCAACGGATCCATCACCAAAACCGATTATCGCCACCCGATTACCGCCGGGCGTATTTGTTGGGCGGGCGTCAGCGACCCCGAGTGCGCCGCGCATCTGGACGCGCCGATCTTGTACTCGCCGCCGTCAGCAGTGCCCCTTCACGAGACGCCGTAA